A genomic window from Oceanobacillus timonensis includes:
- a CDS encoding aldo/keto reductase produces MTNQIPEITLHDGVQIPAVGFGTYKLKGQQGAQAINTAITNGYRLLDTAYNYENEATVGEAVRRSSVPREELVITSKLPGRYHHYDDAIVTIQESLFRANLDYYDLYLIHWPNPIQDNYVEAWQALIDAQKFGYIRSIGVCNFLPEHLERLEKETGILPTVNQVELHPRFNQAEQLKWDTDHRIVTESWSPLSRASDLLQDETLQKIAEKHHKTISQIILRWHYQLGAVAIPKSASPVRQKENISIFDFELNNEEMTMINSLTKTDGRLKDQDPAVYEEF; encoded by the coding sequence ATGACAAATCAAATTCCAGAAATCACATTACATGACGGTGTTCAAATTCCTGCTGTCGGCTTTGGTACGTACAAGCTGAAAGGACAACAAGGCGCACAGGCAATTAATACGGCCATTACAAACGGCTATCGCTTACTCGATACAGCGTATAATTACGAAAATGAAGCTACTGTCGGCGAAGCAGTTCGCAGAAGTTCTGTTCCGCGTGAAGAATTAGTGATCACATCCAAATTGCCTGGACGTTATCATCACTATGATGATGCGATTGTGACCATCCAGGAATCTCTATTCCGGGCCAATCTGGATTATTATGATCTATACTTAATTCATTGGCCAAATCCGATTCAGGATAACTATGTGGAAGCTTGGCAGGCATTAATTGATGCCCAAAAATTTGGTTATATCCGTTCCATCGGTGTATGCAACTTCTTACCGGAACATTTAGAACGGCTTGAAAAAGAGACGGGTATCCTGCCAACGGTGAATCAGGTTGAATTACATCCGCGATTCAATCAGGCAGAACAGTTAAAATGGGACACGGATCATCGTATTGTAACAGAATCATGGAGCCCTCTATCCAGAGCAAGTGACCTGCTGCAAGATGAAACATTACAAAAAATTGCCGAAAAGCATCATAAAACGATTTCGCAAATTATTCTCCGCTGGCACTATCAACTGGGCGCGGTCGCAATTCCAAAATCAGCATCACCAGTTCGCCAAAAGGAAAATATCTCTATCTTTGACTTTGAACTGAATAATGAAGAGATGACAATGATTAATAGCCTGACAAAGACTGATGGACGTTTGAAAGATCAGGATCCGGCTGTTTATGAAGAGTTTTAA
- a CDS encoding MIP/aquaporin family protein encodes MTEFLAELIGTMILVILGVGVVAGVELKKSKAEGAGWVLVSLAWGLAVTMGVYASGNVSDAHLNPAVTLGFAAIGDFPWDKVPAYISGQMIGAIIGAIIVYFQYLPHWRETEDKSAKLGVFATGPAVRSYPANLVSEIIGTFVLVLGLLFIGANEFTEGLNPAVVGLLIVAIGMSLGGPTGYAINPARDLGPRIAHAILPIIGKGDSDWSYALIPIIGPIVGGVYGAFFYSAMFEGNMGAGFWITSVIVIITLVVAFLNEQRRDKQAVS; translated from the coding sequence ATGACTGAATTTTTGGCTGAGTTAATTGGCACAATGATTCTTGTTATCTTAGGTGTCGGTGTTGTTGCCGGGGTAGAATTAAAAAAGTCAAAAGCAGAAGGCGCCGGATGGGTATTGGTTTCTTTAGCCTGGGGGTTAGCCGTAACGATGGGGGTTTATGCCTCAGGAAATGTATCTGATGCTCATCTAAATCCTGCAGTAACATTAGGGTTTGCCGCAATTGGTGATTTCCCGTGGGATAAAGTGCCAGCATATATATCAGGACAGATGATTGGTGCGATTATCGGCGCAATCATTGTTTACTTCCAGTATCTTCCGCATTGGAGAGAGACAGAAGATAAAAGTGCTAAACTGGGTGTGTTTGCGACAGGACCGGCTGTAAGAAGTTATCCTGCCAACTTAGTTAGTGAAATCATTGGAACATTTGTATTGGTACTAGGACTGTTGTTCATCGGTGCAAACGAATTCACAGAAGGATTGAATCCGGCTGTTGTCGGTTTATTAATTGTTGCTATCGGCATGTCTCTGGGCGGCCCTACCGGTTATGCGATTAATCCAGCGAGAGACTTAGGTCCGAGAATTGCACATGCTATTTTGCCGATTATCGGTAAAGGTGATTCAGATTGGAGCTATGCATTAATTCCTATTATTGGTCCAATCGTCGGCGGCGTGTATGGTGCATTTTTCTATAGCGCTATGTTTGAAGGAAACATGGGCGCAGGTTTTTGGATAACGTCTGTTATTGTTATCATTACATTGGTTGTAGCATTCTTAAATGAGCAGCGACGAGATAAGCAGGCTGTTTCATAA
- a CDS encoding ABC transporter ATP-binding protein produces the protein MENVIELHGVNKALKAFTIHNMNLQIKQGFVTGFIGSNGAGKSTTMKLIMNLLQPDNGEVSVFGLDYARHEKEIKNRIGFVYDSNIFYESLNLKDISKIVAPAYTHWDQKQFHSYVKQFELPLNKPMKKFSKGMQMKASIAMALSHDAELIIMDEPTAGLDPTSRRELLDIFQDVMVDGKRTILFSTHITSDLDRIADYIVLIDEGEIRFDKPVYELQEQYAIVKGSTELLDADTEGFFINIERSPNGFQALTKDAAKVEEVFGDHVVIEKASLEEIMFYMKGADKRYD, from the coding sequence ATGGAAAATGTAATCGAACTTCACGGTGTAAACAAAGCATTGAAAGCATTCACAATACATAATATGAATTTACAAATAAAGCAGGGCTTTGTAACTGGATTTATTGGTTCTAATGGCGCCGGGAAGTCAACGACGATGAAGCTCATTATGAATCTGCTGCAGCCGGATAATGGAGAAGTAAGTGTATTTGGTCTGGATTATGCCAGGCATGAAAAGGAAATCAAGAATCGTATCGGCTTTGTTTATGACAGCAATATATTCTATGAATCACTGAATTTAAAGGATATCAGCAAGATTGTTGCGCCGGCATATACCCATTGGGATCAAAAGCAGTTTCATTCGTATGTGAAGCAGTTTGAATTACCCTTGAATAAGCCGATGAAGAAATTTTCTAAAGGGATGCAGATGAAAGCATCGATTGCGATGGCTCTTTCGCATGATGCGGAGCTAATTATCATGGACGAGCCGACAGCCGGGCTGGATCCGACATCTCGCCGCGAGCTTTTAGATATTTTCCAGGATGTCATGGTAGATGGAAAGCGTACTATTCTTTTCTCGACACATATCACAAGTGACCTGGACCGGATTGCCGATTATATTGTGTTGATTGATGAAGGGGAGATTCGCTTTGATAAGCCTGTCTACGAACTGCAGGAGCAGTATGCCATTGTGAAGGGAAGCACGGAATTGCTTGATGCGGATACAGAGGGGTTTTTTATAAACATAGAACGTTCGCCTAACGGCTTTCAGGCGTTGACAAAGGATGCGGCGAAAGTGGAAGAAGTATTTGGCGACCACGTTGTGATTGAAAAAGCATCTTTAGAAGAAATCATGTTCTATATGAAAGGAGCAGATAAACGATATGATTAA
- a CDS encoding DUF3592 domain-containing protein gives MAFIGLLFCIVAMFIIFLRLKSVLTGKLVEGKIVGYVRGGRGTHGMVTYNYRILLKYNEEMYYVTSMDSLTTTVGVIPNKNLGMYCKVYFNPRSPDKKVAMKGFGKLEWITLFLFLAGVFSIFIELAVIL, from the coding sequence TTGGCTTTTATCGGTTTATTATTTTGTATTGTTGCTATGTTTATTATTTTCTTAAGGTTAAAGAGTGTCTTAACTGGTAAACTAGTGGAAGGAAAAATTGTAGGTTATGTCCGTGGAGGTAGAGGAACCCACGGAATGGTTACTTATAATTACCGAATTTTATTGAAATACAATGAAGAAATGTATTATGTCACATCAATGGACTCATTAACGACGACAGTTGGAGTGATTCCCAATAAAAATTTGGGAATGTATTGCAAGGTTTATTTTAATCCGCGGTCTCCTGATAAAAAGGTTGCTATGAAAGGGTTTGGTAAACTGGAATGGATTACGCTCTTTCTATTTTTAGCGGGTGTTTTTAGTATTTTCATAGAGTTAGCTGTAATTCTTTAA
- a CDS encoding YfzA family protein has translation MKQSSKNRAWKGWLSTATGLIGIQILLVIFDRIGWSPNLRDDNSLLMRMRDSVMESTWFNDFFHFHTSDIFNFITLLSVVIIVLQTIFLLLSNVFKRD, from the coding sequence ATGAAACAATCTTCTAAAAATCGTGCATGGAAAGGCTGGTTAAGTACGGCAACAGGGTTGATTGGTATACAAATCCTGCTTGTTATTTTTGACAGGATAGGCTGGAGTCCGAATCTACGTGATGATAATTCCCTGTTGATGCGAATGAGGGATAGTGTCATGGAGTCAACATGGTTCAATGACTTTTTCCACTTTCACACATCTGATATTTTTAATTTTATTACTCTTCTTAGCGTGGTTATTATTGTGTTGCAAACGATTTTTTTGCTACTTTCCAATGTTTTCAAAAGAGACTGA
- a CDS encoding GntR family transcriptional regulator, protein MQIIISNSSKEPIYEQILKQIQTAILSGDLAEGDALPSIRQLAKDLKISVITTKRAYEELENAGFIYSIVGKGSFVAEQNLDVIREKKLRVIEEQLSAVITNSKEIGLPYEELQELLKLLYEE, encoded by the coding sequence ATGCAAATTATCATATCAAACAGCTCCAAGGAGCCGATCTATGAGCAGATTTTAAAGCAAATTCAAACAGCAATCCTGTCAGGCGATTTGGCGGAAGGGGATGCATTGCCCTCCATCAGACAGCTGGCGAAAGATTTGAAAATAAGTGTGATTACAACAAAACGAGCCTATGAAGAACTGGAAAATGCGGGATTTATTTACTCAATCGTAGGAAAAGGATCGTTTGTAGCGGAACAAAATTTAGATGTGATCCGGGAGAAAAAATTACGAGTGATTGAAGAACAGTTGAGTGCAGTGATTACCAATAGTAAAGAAATTGGCTTGCCTTATGAAGAACTGCAGGAATTATTAAAGCTGTTGTATGAGGAGTGA
- a CDS encoding ABC-2 transporter permease — MINLIRRDLIIQKFQLYLFLPCILVFIFAGSHMSAFVIFIFAGFFIPINAYSYDEKVETNILLNSLPYSRTQIVASRYIGAIFYMAACIGSTTALFHVFNRPFTWADAAIGAGITLILFALAFPLFYLLKPGHIGTAVVIGIVLLAILSGPATRFIGEYVTPVADFFANTSTVTLYGSGLGIIAVLYAASWLCSHVIYQRKAF; from the coding sequence ATGATTAATTTAATCCGGAGAGATTTGATTATACAGAAATTTCAGTTGTATTTATTTTTACCTTGCATTCTTGTCTTTATTTTTGCGGGTTCACACATGTCAGCTTTTGTTATCTTTATATTTGCAGGATTTTTCATTCCGATAAATGCCTATTCGTATGATGAAAAAGTAGAAACCAATATTTTACTGAATTCGTTGCCTTATTCCCGTACACAAATTGTTGCTTCCAGGTATATTGGCGCCATTTTCTATATGGCGGCATGTATTGGAAGCACAACAGCACTTTTTCATGTATTTAACCGTCCTTTTACATGGGCTGATGCAGCAATTGGAGCTGGTATTACACTTATTTTGTTCGCTCTTGCTTTTCCATTGTTCTATTTATTGAAGCCCGGACATATTGGAACAGCAGTGGTGATAGGAATCGTTTTATTAGCTATATTAAGCGGGCCGGCAACCAGATTTATTGGAGAGTATGTTACACCGGTTGCAGATTTCTTCGCTAACACATCGACTGTTACCCTTTATGGAAGCGGTTTGGGGATCATTGCTGTGTTATATGCAGCTTCTTGGTTATGCAGTCACGTTATTTATCAACGGAAAGCTTTTTAA
- a CDS encoding AI-2E family transporter, with protein sequence MKSVNDKIDLFKRFFLNNRFVVFLVILLLIGLNILIFTHISFVFTPFVVLLKTVLLPIILSAILYYLLNPIVNYLEKKNVKRIYSIFGLYLVIIGILTIFISSVFPFLREQITSFIMSLPPFISDIETMVNNFIGGNFINQFQLVEYIDLQGFATQISDRSLDIVNSAFSNIGNVIGAVTDIVLAVVTLPFILFYLLKDGEKLPGYFIKFLPVSMRKPTFVILKEMNHQISSFIRGQIIVAFCIGVLMYIGFTIIGLEYAPVLALIAAFTNVVPYLGPAIAITPALIIAIVTSPFMVIKLIMVWTIVQLVEGKFISPQIMGRNLRVHPITIIFIILTSGKLFGIVGILLAVPGYALLKVFVTHVFEFFKIRSHLYEEDMEVEKGMENNTQK encoded by the coding sequence TTGAAATCCGTTAACGATAAAATAGACTTATTTAAACGTTTTTTCTTAAACAACCGTTTTGTTGTATTTTTGGTCATCTTATTGTTAATTGGCTTAAACATACTTATTTTCACACATATTTCATTTGTGTTTACGCCATTTGTAGTGCTTTTGAAAACAGTATTGCTGCCAATTATTTTATCAGCTATTTTATATTATTTGCTGAATCCGATTGTGAATTACCTGGAAAAGAAAAATGTGAAGCGAATCTATTCGATTTTTGGATTATATCTGGTTATTATTGGGATTTTAACGATTTTCATCAGCTCTGTCTTTCCTTTTTTAAGAGAACAGATTACGAGTTTCATCATGAGTCTGCCTCCTTTTATTTCTGATATTGAGACGATGGTCAATAACTTTATCGGCGGAAATTTTATAAACCAATTTCAATTAGTAGAATATATTGATTTGCAGGGGTTTGCAACGCAAATATCGGATCGGTCACTGGATATTGTAAATAGTGCTTTTTCCAATATCGGCAACGTGATTGGAGCTGTTACAGATATTGTTTTAGCAGTTGTAACACTGCCATTCATCTTGTTTTATTTATTGAAAGATGGTGAAAAGCTGCCGGGATATTTTATAAAATTTTTACCAGTATCGATGAGAAAACCAACCTTTGTGATTCTGAAGGAAATGAATCATCAAATCAGCAGCTTTATACGTGGACAGATTATTGTCGCCTTCTGTATAGGCGTACTAATGTATATTGGGTTTACCATTATCGGATTGGAATATGCCCCGGTGTTGGCGTTAATTGCTGCTTTTACTAACGTTGTTCCATATCTGGGGCCGGCAATCGCCATCACGCCAGCATTAATTATTGCAATTGTGACTTCCCCGTTTATGGTGATTAAACTGATTATGGTTTGGACGATTGTACAGCTGGTAGAGGGAAAGTTTATCTCTCCGCAAATTATGGGAAGAAATCTGCGCGTTCATCCAATTACGATTATCTTTATTATCCTGACATCCGGAAAGTTATTTGGAATTGTCGGTATTCTATTAGCTGTCCCCGGTTACGCCCTTCTAAAGGTATTTGTGACGCATGTTTTTGAGTTCTTTAAAATTCGAAGTCACTTGTATGAAGAAGATATGGAAGTGGAGAAAGGCATGGAAAACAACACGCAAAAATGA
- a CDS encoding helix-turn-helix transcriptional regulator, protein MLTPNKTVQDSIVFIQQNLDQDLSLHVLADEAAYSPFHFSRMFKRQIGVSPMYFISSLRLQLAMTLLLDTAFPIRDIGLEIGQQSIGTFTTRFTKRIGMIPASFRASLPFIW, encoded by the coding sequence ATGCTGACCCCGAATAAGACCGTTCAGGATTCCATTGTATTTATACAGCAAAATTTGGACCAGGATCTTTCACTCCACGTGCTTGCTGATGAAGCAGCTTACAGTCCATTTCATTTTTCCCGTATGTTCAAACGGCAGATTGGCGTATCACCGATGTACTTTATTTCCAGTTTACGTCTACAGCTCGCCATGACATTATTGTTAGACACGGCTTTTCCAATCCGCGATATCGGTCTTGAAATCGGCCAGCAAAGCATCGGGACCTTTACGACACGCTTTACCAAGCGCATTGGAATGATACCTGCCTCCTTTCGCGCTTCTCTTCCTTTTATCTGGTAA
- the glpK gene encoding glycerol kinase GlpK, whose amino-acid sequence MAEKYILSIDQGTTSSRAIVFDNKGEIVDTAQIEFKQYFDKPGWVEHDANEIWTSVLGCIAEVLNKTGIEASQIEGIGITNQRETAVVWDKNTGRPIYRAVVWQSRQTEPICKELREQGYEDTFRSKTGLLIDPYFSGTKVKWILDNVEGAREKAEAGDLLFGTIDSWLIYKFSGGQTHVTDYSNAARTLMFNIYDLKWDDELLDILDVPKSMLPEVRPSSEEYTKTVSYHFFGAEVPVAGVAGDQQAALFGQACFEQGMAKNTYGTGGFLLMNTGEKPIESKNGLLTTIAWGVDGKVTYALEGSIFVAGSAIQWLRDGLRMIESSPESEDFATRVESTDGVYVVPAFVGLGTPYWDSDARGSVFGLTRGTKKEHFIRATLESLAYQTRDVIESMAADADMELKTLRVDGGAVKNDFLMQFQSDMMDVDVERPVIQETTALGSAYLAGLAVGFWDSQEEIAKQWKVEKTFQDKMDNEQSDKLYKGWQKAVEATRVFKLED is encoded by the coding sequence ATGGCAGAGAAATATATTCTTTCAATTGACCAAGGAACAACCAGTTCACGTGCAATTGTATTTGACAATAAAGGGGAAATTGTCGATACGGCACAAATCGAATTTAAACAGTACTTTGATAAACCAGGCTGGGTAGAGCATGACGCGAATGAGATTTGGACATCTGTGCTTGGTTGTATTGCAGAAGTGCTAAATAAAACAGGTATCGAGGCAAGTCAGATTGAAGGGATTGGCATTACCAACCAGCGCGAGACAGCAGTCGTATGGGATAAAAACACAGGCCGGCCGATTTATAGAGCTGTTGTCTGGCAGTCTCGTCAAACAGAACCTATTTGTAAAGAGTTAAGAGAACAGGGTTACGAGGATACATTCCGGAGTAAGACAGGTCTTTTGATTGACCCGTATTTCTCAGGAACGAAAGTAAAATGGATACTGGATAATGTAGAGGGAGCAAGAGAAAAAGCAGAAGCTGGAGATTTATTATTCGGTACAATTGACTCCTGGCTTATTTATAAGTTTTCCGGTGGGCAAACCCATGTGACCGATTATTCCAATGCTGCAAGAACATTAATGTTTAATATTTATGATCTAAAATGGGATGATGAGCTGTTAGATATTCTAGATGTGCCGAAATCCATGCTTCCAGAGGTGCGCCCGTCTTCGGAAGAATATACAAAAACCGTATCTTATCATTTCTTTGGTGCAGAAGTTCCTGTTGCAGGTGTTGCAGGCGACCAGCAAGCTGCTTTATTTGGTCAGGCTTGTTTTGAACAAGGTATGGCGAAAAACACGTATGGCACAGGCGGTTTCTTATTAATGAATACAGGAGAAAAACCTATAGAGTCTAAGAACGGCCTATTGACTACTATTGCCTGGGGTGTTGATGGAAAAGTTACTTATGCATTGGAAGGAAGTATTTTTGTAGCCGGATCTGCCATTCAGTGGCTGCGTGATGGTTTAAGAATGATTGAATCAAGTCCGGAAAGTGAAGATTTTGCAACACGTGTCGAGTCAACGGATGGTGTGTATGTTGTACCAGCTTTTGTTGGTTTAGGAACACCATATTGGGACAGTGATGCACGAGGTTCTGTATTTGGTTTAACCAGAGGAACGAAAAAAGAGCATTTTATCCGTGCGACATTAGAATCACTCGCTTATCAGACCAGAGATGTTATCGAATCCATGGCTGCAGATGCCGATATGGAATTAAAAACGCTTCGTGTTGATGGCGGCGCGGTGAAAAATGATTTCTTAATGCAGTTCCAAAGCGATATGATGGATGTTGACGTAGAGCGCCCTGTGATTCAGGAAACAACAGCGCTCGGCTCTGCTTATTTGGCTGGATTAGCTGTCGGCTTCTGGGATAGCCAGGAAGAAATTGCTAAGCAATGGAAAGTCGAGAAAACATTCCAAGATAAAATGGACAACGAACAAAGCGATAAATTATATAAAGGATGGCAAAAAGCTGTCGAAGCAACTCGTGTGTTTAAGTTGGAAGACTAA
- a CDS encoding ABC transporter ATP-binding protein, which produces MENIVEFKNVTKQFKDFSLENIHLQIKQGHVTGFVGANGAGKSTTMKLMMNLLRPDNGEVKVFGMNYSGNEKAIKERMGFVYDSNVFYESLNLKDIKRIVAPAYKNWDDQTFYHYIKLFELPLNKAIKTFSKGMQMKASLAIALSHDAEFIMMDEPTAGLDPVFRRELLDILQHMMDDGRRTLFFSTHITSDLERIADDIAFIQNGKLLFNDSLEDVQKRYALVKGSIDLLNRETEDIFIKVERSAYGFQALTDDAREAKALLGDRVEIEEATLEDIMYYAKGEGHQYV; this is translated from the coding sequence GTGGAAAATATTGTTGAATTTAAGAATGTAACCAAACAATTTAAAGATTTTTCCTTGGAAAATATCCATTTACAAATAAAACAAGGACATGTAACAGGGTTTGTCGGGGCAAATGGAGCAGGGAAATCAACCACGATGAAGCTGATGATGAATCTTCTGCGGCCAGATAATGGAGAAGTAAAGGTCTTTGGAATGAATTATTCGGGTAACGAGAAAGCGATTAAAGAGCGTATGGGCTTTGTTTATGACAGCAATGTGTTTTATGAAAGCTTGAATTTAAAAGATATCAAGCGCATTGTTGCGCCGGCTTATAAAAATTGGGATGATCAGACATTCTATCACTATATCAAGTTATTTGAACTGCCTTTAAATAAAGCCATTAAAACATTTTCGAAAGGAATGCAGATGAAAGCTTCTTTGGCAATAGCGTTATCTCATGATGCAGAATTTATTATGATGGATGAGCCGACTGCAGGGTTAGATCCGGTTTTCCGGAGAGAGTTGCTGGATATCCTGCAGCATATGATGGATGACGGAAGACGTACTCTATTCTTTTCGACGCATATTACCAGTGATTTAGAACGGATTGCGGATGATATCGCATTTATTCAGAATGGGAAACTGCTTTTTAATGATTCGTTGGAAGATGTTCAGAAACGGTATGCTTTGGTCAAAGGAAGTATTGATTTGCTGAATCGGGAAACAGAAGATATCTTTATCAAGGTGGAGCGTTCTGCTTATGGTTTTCAAGCTCTAACCGATGATGCAAGAGAGGCTAAAGCGTTACTTGGTGATCGTGTCGAGATTGAAGAAGCTACATTGGAAGATATTATGTATTATGCGAAAGGAGAAGGGCACCAGTATGTTTAA
- a CDS encoding RAxF-45 family protein, whose protein sequence is MFLGLEKTCGEWMEFLYYCRAKFALFAACGIRMSSFSNLIANTKAKKHLCIG, encoded by the coding sequence ATGTTTTTAGGACTTGAGAAAACGTGCGGAGAATGGATGGAATTCTTATATTACTGCCGTGCGAAATTTGCGCTATTTGCTGCCTGCGGGATACGTATGTCTTCATTTAGCAATTTAATAGCAAATACGAAAGCAAAAAAGCATCTCTGCATCGGGTAA
- the abc-f gene encoding ribosomal protection-like ABC-F family protein, which yields MICQLNQVKKMYGGNIIFEDLSLEVKEKERIGIVGRNGGGKTTLLRLMAGITKPDEGNIHWKKATTIGYLEQIPEQGEGMLVFDVLKQSNKEIVGLEKQMKKSEQMMEHPSLEQEMMENVKAYGEVQERFTVLGGYELEANINRIATGLQIHPLLQMPFDQISGGEKTKVGLAKILLQNPDLLLLDEPTNHLDLQAVEWLGEFLNTYEGTVVIISHDRYFLDEVVERILDLEDGDLAVYHTNFSGYVKEKEERLLREFQAYEEQQKKIKKMKEAIKRLKEWANRANPPNEGLHKRAKNMERALERMEKIEKPGLNRKKMQMDLDSSDRSGKDVIIMKNVQKQFAEKLLFSDVDMHIRYQDRVAIIGENGTGKSTLIQLMLGNVHPDEGEVMIGSNVKFGYLSQHVFHDIDPKQTVLETFREAISVTEGKARHILAKFLFYGEHVFRKVTQLSGGEKMRLRLAQLMHQDINTLILDEPTNHLDIDSREVLEETLEGFAGSLIAVSHDRYFLDRQFDYLYWIENKQITKYPGNYSWAKEKRKEQLMEKQEESPASHKKTSNHTKKSYRIIENPSIIIEKLEQQIETLEAEIYAIELKMAGTAEIEELQHLQEQKAYQEEERQKAYEKLLVLENKGKK from the coding sequence ATGATTTGTCAATTGAATCAAGTAAAGAAAATGTACGGTGGAAATATTATATTTGAAGATTTGTCGCTGGAAGTAAAAGAAAAGGAACGCATTGGTATTGTTGGAAGAAACGGTGGAGGAAAAACGACGCTGTTGCGATTAATGGCGGGAATTACGAAGCCGGATGAAGGAAATATTCATTGGAAGAAAGCAACAACGATTGGTTATTTAGAGCAAATTCCTGAACAGGGAGAGGGAATGCTTGTATTTGATGTGTTGAAGCAGTCGAACAAAGAGATTGTAGGACTGGAAAAACAAATGAAAAAATCAGAGCAAATGATGGAGCATCCGTCCTTAGAACAGGAGATGATGGAAAACGTCAAGGCTTACGGAGAGGTGCAGGAGCGTTTTACCGTTCTTGGCGGATATGAATTAGAAGCAAATATTAACCGGATTGCGACTGGTTTGCAAATTCATCCATTGCTGCAGATGCCCTTTGACCAAATTAGCGGCGGTGAAAAAACAAAAGTCGGTTTAGCGAAAATCCTTCTCCAAAACCCGGATTTATTGTTATTAGATGAACCGACAAACCATTTAGATTTGCAGGCTGTAGAGTGGCTTGGAGAATTTCTGAATACCTATGAGGGAACGGTGGTCATCATCTCCCATGACCGCTATTTTCTTGATGAAGTTGTGGAGCGGATTTTAGATTTAGAAGATGGAGATCTGGCTGTGTATCATACGAATTTCTCTGGTTATGTGAAGGAAAAGGAAGAGCGGCTGCTCCGGGAGTTTCAGGCTTATGAAGAGCAACAGAAGAAAATCAAAAAGATGAAGGAAGCGATTAAACGTTTGAAAGAGTGGGCAAACCGGGCTAATCCACCCAATGAAGGGTTGCATAAACGGGCAAAAAATATGGAACGTGCTCTGGAACGGATGGAAAAAATAGAAAAACCAGGGTTAAACCGAAAAAAGATGCAAATGGACTTGGATAGCTCGGATCGAAGTGGCAAAGATGTGATTATAATGAAGAATGTTCAAAAGCAATTTGCGGAAAAACTCCTTTTTAGTGATGTAGATATGCACATCCGTTATCAGGATCGAGTTGCCATCATCGGGGAAAATGGAACAGGAAAATCAACACTGATCCAGCTGATGCTCGGTAATGTCCATCCGGATGAGGGGGAAGTCATGATTGGCAGTAATGTAAAGTTCGGATATCTGTCCCAGCATGTGTTTCATGATATTGACCCAAAACAGACGGTGCTTGAAACGTTTCGTGAAGCAATTTCTGTAACAGAAGGAAAGGCAAGACATATCTTGGCAAAGTTTCTTTTCTACGGGGAACATGTTTTTCGGAAAGTAACGCAGCTGAGCGGCGGTGAAAAAATGCGTCTGCGTTTAGCACAGCTGATGCATCAAGACATCAATACGCTCATACTGGATGAACCGACGAATCATTTAGATATTGATTCCAGAGAAGTATTAGAGGAGACGCTGGAAGGATTTGCGGGAAGCCTGATTGCTGTCAGCCACGATCGTTATTTCCTGGATAGGCAATTTGATTATTTATATTGGATAGAAAATAAGCAGATTACAAAATATCCGGGGAATTATTCATGGGCGAAAGAAAAAAGGAAAGAGCAACTAATGGAAAAACAAGAGGAATCGCCTGCATCTCATAAAAAAACGAGTAATCATACGAAAAAATCGTATAGAATCATAGAGAATCCGTCAATAATAATAGAGAAGCTGGAACAGCAAATTGAAACGTTAGAAGCGGAAATTTATGCGATTGAGCTGAAGATGGCAGGGACGGCAGAGATAGAAGAACTACAGCATCTACAGGAGCAGAAAGCGTATCAAGAAGAAGAAAGACAAAAAGCTTATGAAAAGTTGCTAGTTTTAGAGAATAAAGGAAAAAAATGA